The window agaaaatcttGATGATTTTTTTAGGATACTAGAGGATTATATTCCAAGAGTGGAGAATTCGCGTTCTTAAAGGCATATCTCATTTGATCGGAGGGGATCCATATCTACATGTATGCTTCCAAAACTGTATTAACAGTTATAGCTCGTGCCCCCTCttgtatatgttttttatcGGCAAAAAGAGATAATGTATTGTATTTGCTGCAGTTTCCTTTATTGCCATAGGTTGGCCGAATACTAACACAGTGGTCCATGGCTCCAAGGGCAAATGGTGGTAAAGGAGAACCACAGTGCTGATATGGCACCAGTATCAAGTATTTTTCATCTGATAAAAGAAAAGCCCTAGaggttttttcttcaaaatgggCCAACAACAGAGGCCACAGAGGCAACTTTTTTAAAGTAGGTTCACTAGATCCCAGCACCATGAATATGAACAATCAGATACAAATGTATCCTTCAATGTCACCCTCCCTCTTCCCCAATACAGAACCAATGGGCCTTCAAACTTGGATATTCTTTGATGCCATTTAGTATGGTAGCTTATCCATTTATGTTAACATTCTCTTTTGAAATTGATATAAAGAATTCCACAATAGGCCTCTCTTTCAGAAGGGTTTTATTGTTTTCTCTTTGTCCATATTCAGTTGGAATTTTGTGTTAAAGTCCACAATAAAGtttcttttatatgttttatCTTCTAGCAAAGTATGGCAGAATCCTTTCTCTGCATAACagtaaggaaaaaaagaaagaaaggcatCTTGGTGTTATGGTTGGTCTGAGACGGAAAATAACAACTAAAGTGGACTTCTGCCTAACCAAAGCACATCCATTATGGAGCTATATTTTTGCTGCTATACCATGTGTATCAGAATTCGGAATCAGGGGTTTGAACTAATGGAAGAAAACTAGTGAAGAAGTAGAGGAGAGGAGCATACCGTGAAAATCTGATTGAGTTTTTTGATTCCAATCACCATTTAGGGGAGGGGAAAAGGCTGCAAATATGCCCTTCAAACTCCAAGTTGACTGCACAAATTTCAGAAAGTTGGTGTGTGGGCACTGCTTTCTGGCACATGAAGTGAAGCCCAAGAGATGAGGTCCTATATTAGAAACAAGCATATATGCATAGGTTTGTGTGAACACGAGATGAGTAGAAGATGGCAGAAATTTTTAGCAGTTTCATGcacatagagagagagagagagagagatggacaAAGGGTGTTAAGGCTTCTGCTATGCACTGCGGGTGGGAGATGTAGAGCTAAAGTAAAGTGAATCTCCCAAAGTCTCACCAAAGACTATTGCAGAaagagaaggagagagagagagagagagagggtgtgtgtgtgtgtgtgcttGATGAGTAGGTTGGGTTTAGTCAACATAGTAATGTATCAAAAGCATATTATGATAAACTGCttgaatagaaaagaaaaggggagtAAAGCAGAGCAGTGaccttctcttctcttcttttctcttcttttctcttatCTTTCTCCTCTTCTTCTCTACACCTCACTGCTTGAAATTGGGTGCTTTATGATTGAATTCACATAAAGCATGCAATGCAAGTGGGCTAATAGGGTGGAGAGAGTGGTGGGTAGGGCCCTGCTCGAAAGATCCCCTGTTGCATCCTCTCATCATGCTTCACCCCACTATCTAGGTATATTCTTCTTCTCTATAGGCTCTCCTTGATATTCATGTCGGCCACGTGTCTTGTCCTCTTCACCAGTCTTCTGGGTCCCTCCTCTCCTCCTTGAAAAGTCAGTAGTCTGCTCCATTTGACACAGATTGTATTGGCATCCTTGCATTTGTTGGTTGTTTTGGAGGCCACCCTCAGACAAGTATTTCTCTCTTGTCACCGTGTGTGTTGTTTCTTGGATGCATCAGTGCCTTCTAGCTCGTGTGCATTCCAAGCTTTTATGTGCATTTTCATGTCTTTGTCCCACATGATTTCTTCACTCTCCTTTCCTTCCCTCAAGGAGATGTGTGTTCCAACTCTTCATCTCCCCTTTTCTCCTCCAATtaattcctatatatatatatagatatataacaTTCAATTCATTCATGACAAGGcactgatgatgatgatcttACTGATACGACCATCGCCTAAATTAATCTTTTCCATTTGAGCCTTTGTGCTAGAAAAAAAGGTCATCAATGTAGACTCCCTCAAGAGTCAAGACCAGTTGATCATCAACTACCAACACTAGCTATGACTCATATCTGATAATCTAAATGAAGAATATCATGTCCCCGGGTCGGTCCAAAGTCCTAATTCTGACTCCATGGGACATGAACAAGGCTCTCACTATACCCTTTAAGGCCCCAAGGGGGCACCGATCTTCACCTACATGAAACATGGATATATGCCTGTTGATGGGCGAACCTTTGATGGAGGCAATGATGGAAAAATGTCCTAGTAAACCTAGATGGATCGATAATTCAATGCAGGTTAGGTGTGGCTGAGAAACAGAAGcatttggaaatggaaataGTCAAGCCCTACTCCATTGTGACGTGGACCTATATTCTAAAATGTCCTCGAGTAATTGGTGCCTCCACATATAGCCTTCAAGGGTTGAGAGGCAGTTGACTCATATCTCATGGAGAGGGGCTCACCTCTGCAGTTGGTTCCCAATTAGTCTACACCCACCTACAGAATATATCCTTCTCTTTATGTTTCTCATGGTATACCATTCATTCTTCATCACCCTTTGATGAAGAGTGATTCTAGAAAGGCTTTTAGCTTAAAACTTTGTTTTTGTAAGAAAGCACTTCTGAACATTAAATAACACTTCTAACCCTCCTAAAATCAGCTCCCAAAATGGATTGATTGGAACACTCACTCCAGATATGATACTTTAGACATTTTTTTATAGGGAAAGCCATGGTTGGAAGCTGGAAGACTCTAGTATCCCAACTTGTACATAGCTTTTTTGCGTTTTTTATAATACTATTCTTTTCAATCAGTTTGATAGAATGATGTCAACATTCATGAATATCACTCTCAAAAGTTGTGATGATTGTTCTCAAGTATTTATTATTACCGCTTTGCTTTGATGATGAACAAGGTCAACTGAAAATTAAGCTGCATGAAAGTTTTCTGCTTTgcatcctcttttttttttctttttttcttttttctgattTGTTCTCACGTCCAAAACCAGGTTTTACTTGGATTTAGAGCTCAAAACCATGGATTCATCCTGTTTTAAAGAAGATAATATGGGACTTCGACTGTTGACAGAGCATTGTTTTGCTGAAGTTATACAAGATTTTGATGAATTTGAAAGCACATTTTTTTACTCCATTCTCCATTGATTCCATGGATGTGGAAGATCTCTGGATTGGGATtttaaagaaggaaatcaagacaCCCAAATGATAATAAAGGGAAAGGCACAGCCAGAAGGACGGTAGGTCATAGGAAACAATGGTAATGATATTCAAACTGTGATGGAAATAAAGTATGGTGGAGGTGGTAAATGGGAGAGGATTTCTTGGACGAGGCTCCCCGGAGAAGAAGCAGATTAAGGTATTAAATGAAACTGCAGATGCTGCTTTCAAAAGGGAACAGCAGAAGCTAAAGAACAGAGTCTCTGCTGCCCAATCCTTTGCCAACAAGCAGGTAAACCATCCATCCTTTTCTGCAATTCAAAGCAATTTTTGGCTTTCATGGCCATAGTCCTTTGGGCGCTGAGTCTTCCACCAGAAACACACATCCAACTATCAGCAGTCAGAAATTTATGAGAGTTCAGAGAATTTAAAGCCATACTCTCAGATACCTCTGTGCCAAATATCATAGAGACATCCTCCAATGATGAAATCAACTCTCTAGGAGCTGTTGAATCCTCGTCACAGACCTGAGTTGGTAACAGATCCACCCATAACTAGCAATATTTTTTTAGGAGTTGAGTCAGCTCAGAACATTACACATCATTTCTAATCATCATACTAATAATCTTTCTTGtgttaatttatcttttattaggCTCATACCCACCAGCTGCAGTCATAAGTTCATGACTTTCACAAGAGAATGAGAATGAATTTCAGAAGTTGTTGCAGGTAATTAATTATGTTTCCTTTCCCTTTGCCTTCTGGTCAAAACATCATTACCCTTTTCTCtttatgagaaaaagaaaaggggaatGCTGCTAAACAAGTGGATCACTCAAATCCGCAAGAGATTTTGTGGCTAATCCTATGGGACAAAGTGACCCTTTATTTCAAATGAAAAGACTCAAAGTCTTATCTAATGGCTCTTTGATTAGTAAGCCTTCCtttattcataattattttccttagaAAACCTCAAACCCAAGAACTGATTTGTTTACTTGTTTCACTTTCTGTGGTTCTTGAAAAGTAATCCACAGGTAAATTTGGCTGAAACTGGCAGCAGAGGACAATCTCTGGACCTGTATAGATCTCATGCAATACTCAatgacaaaaattaaatatgaaagaagaaaaagtagACATGAATAAGATTTTTGTCTAGTGATAATTCCAAATAATGacagttctaaaaaaaaaaacatccccAAGAAGAAAAAGTATAGACATGAATAAGATTTTTGTCTAGTGATAATTCCAAGTAATGACAGTTTTTAAAACCATCCCCAAGCAGATTGATATGCTTTCCAAGGATTGGTAACAGGGAGAACAGTGAGGCCAAGCTAGTATTCAGCTGGAATTGCAAGAAGGTAGCAAAACAATTATATTACCAGTGAGTGACTTCATGGATTCCAAAGATCAGGTCACACCAACTGCAATCAGAAAACCAGCCACCTGCAACTCCAGTATTAAATGAAATTACATGAATGTTCAGGGCCACACAGAGGGGTGAAAGCAAATGTTGAAGTAGGTGAAAACTCCTTAACATAGTTCTGGGCCAACCAAAACATCCACATAACCAAAACATATGAGAAGAGAAGAGGGAGAATCATTTCTCAAACTAGAATTGTAACCTTTCTACTCGTTGAGTTGCACCAGCCATTCAACAAGAGAGGGGAGGAAAccacagaaaaatagtagaagagattttgaaattaaaagcTGTTATCCAACCCCAAGAAAACATATGCATATGGAGCTAGTGACCCTGAATTTCCTGGTTATTAAGAGCAGCAGAAACAGGTGATGAGATcacaacattaaaaaaataaactaaccaGCTAAATGACTGCCACTACTATTATACACTTAAGTTGCATATCCTCAAAGGCAGCAAAGGTCTAACACCATGGTCTCAAGTTGTAACTGAATTGGAGGTTCATACCCTCATGCAGTGAATCCCAAAGACAGAaaaattgatgatgatttacaGCAAAAATCTTCCCATTTGCAACGGAAACAATATCTGTTGAAGTCCATAGAATGAAGCTTTTCAACTTTCAATCATATTGTCAAACTCACAAAAGGGGAATAATACAAGAAACCGATGAACTTTGCTGCTTAGTTCAACTAGTCGCCaaataaatcatcatcaacatcatcatcatcatcatcatcaacagAGCTTGAATTAGCACCAGATCTCCCACTTGATGCACTAAGAGCCTTGCCTTCAAAGTCATTGGAAATTTGTTTACCATCTGAACTGGAGGATGAATATGCCCATGAGGAACCCAACTTGCCAGAAAATGATTCTCCATAAAGATCATCATAGATGCCACTCTTTGGAGCAGTTTTCACCTTGTTCAAGACTTCTTGTAGTTTATCAGTCACACCTTTTTGTGAAACATTGTCTTCCCTCACAGACGGCTGTTCTTTCCCTTTGGGTATCACAGTGATCTGTACAAGGGATTCGTATTTCCCAACAAGACTTCCTTCTTTCACACCTACTGGACCAGGTTCAGTTTCTACATCTACACCATCTGAAACCCCAACAACTTCAACCAGCTCTCCCCCAACTTGATCCCTGAAGGCCACTCTTGCTTTCTTAATTCGCTTAGCTGCTCTCTCTGACAGAGAGATGTCATCTTTTCCACCTGATGAGCAACTCGACTCAATGGATTTTGGCAGTAAATCTGATTTGCTCAAACCATAACGATTTAGAGTTGTGTTATAAGCCAAAACAGCTTCTTCATCAGAAGGATCAGGAGGTGGCGGTAGATTAACTTCTGAGGGTAATGGAGGTGGAGGGAAAAGAGCTTCATTATTCTTTCTCAATATATAACTCCTTGTGGACGCAGCAAACCGCAGAGATTGTCCCACCTCAAGCTCAACAGGTGTTTCTTTGGTCAACCGCTCATTGGCAACAAATGTTCCATGTGCAGAACccaaatcaattacatataTGCTGTAAAAGGGAGAAAACTTTGTAAATACTACGATGGTTTGCAGAAGAACCATTTTAACTTTggaaagcaaaacaaaaatgaatggAAATCATCTTTATGCCTTTGCAAGTAGAAAAAACATATGGGAATATGCATTGTAGAAAACAGTGAGCTTAGTTCACCCCTAAAGCCCCTCAAAATCCTGATCAATTTGTACGTAGATCACCATCATTGACCATAATTCTGAACCAGGTTAAGcctcaaatatttttctttttttataggtaaatatgAGTTTGTATTAGTAATGCCTAGAAGCGACGAAAAAagtacacacgaagtatacaaaCAACGCCCAAGAGCTAggcaaaaagaaagacaaaaaccTTTCACCCAGCTAGACAAAAGCCACTTTATAAAATCAATCACGGACAAAGAATGATCCTCTAAATACACCCTACCCCAATtcacaaaaatgtaaaaaaaaaaaaaaaaaaaaaagttttaaagctTGGTCGGGTGGTTCCATGTCATTGAACActctctcatttctttccttccataaggtTCACATTAAACAAAAGGGGGCAGCCCTCCAAGCCTTGTCCTTTCTCTTACTCACAAAAGCACCATGCCAACcaatcaaattccttttgattgAGGAGTGCAGGACCCACTGCACATCAAATAAGGAGAAAAGCAAGCTCCATAGCATTGTAGCCTTCTTACAAAATAAGATCAAGTGGTCACTGGTTTCCTCTTCCACTTTACACAAGTAACACCTATTCGGCATATTCCAGCCCCTTCTTTTGAGCTGATCAATGGTCAAGATTCTGTTCCAAGATGCTTCCCAAGTGAAAAAGCTTACCCTCATTAGAGCCCAAGACCTCCAAATCATACTCCAAGGAAAAGGGTCACTGGAGGCTCTTGAGAAGGAGCCGTAGAGTGATCTAATAGAAAAGGAGCCATTCTTGCTATTCTTCCAGCTCAAGACATCTTCCACATCTCTATTCAAAACCAAATGATGCAATTTCCAGAACAAGCCCTCCACCTCTTTCATTTCCCGATCATTAAAGTGTCTTGAAAACAGAGGATTCCACCTACCCACCTCCCCGCCCTCCTCCCAAGCATCAAACACCCACTCATCCTTGTTAGGTTAAGCCTCAAATGTGTAACACTCTGAACATCATGCTACATATTCTAAAAGACATTCATGACTCGTGTCAGACAGCTCACAGCTTAAAAGGTGCGGTTGGCCCCTGTAAATTGGTGTTGGTTGCACAAAAGTGGGAGTTGGAGAAACCCCATCCTCATTCATTAGAGAAAGGAGTTCCAGTTGTGTTACTCTGCAATTGCTTTATTCAGGATTATTTCGGTTTTGCACTATTGAGTTAAATGAGACACTGCTTGATTGAAAGGTTTAGTTTGGGGTCAGACATGCTTGAGAGCCAGGAAACTAGCCCGTTAATGCTTGTTTTCAGTTTTCTGAAAAGAGAGGAATTTCTTTGAAGGTGGGGAACATTCTGCATTTGGAGGTAAAACACATTTTCCTAAAATCTTTATTTGCTTAGTCTCAAGAACCATTGGGCTTGATTGTGTATATTTCTTAGGTTTCCTTAATGCTTGAGTTGTGGATTAGGCTTGATGGTGTATCTTTCTTAAATGCTTTAGCTATTTCTAtcgttttccttttctttggtGCCCTTTTTATTCTTCCTGTGTACTTGCGGTTGGGCGCCTATTTCAGGAGGGATTAATTAAAACATatcattattttcctattaaggaaaaaaaaaaatctctttttacCTTGtgaccttttcttttctttgtttcttttttctgagATCTCTTACCTCTGATGTAAAGAACTTTACATTGAACAACCAGCAATAAACATGCAAACTTGACAACCAGAAATTTAAATATAGCACATAAGAAAGTATCACTCAACCAAGCAAGCTATtaccattcttcttcttcttagtaTTTTTAGGTTTGTCTATCGGTATATTATACTAAATAATTTCTTCTTGTAACAAGTCAATCACAACATATTTGAACCAAGAAAAAAACTATAATTGGATTTAAATCAATATAACACGTCACAAAAGTATGGTAGAATATTTAAATAACAATCAAGAAAGGGATCTAACCTTCCATTCTTGTGAGGAATGACAGCAGCATGCTGTCGTGAAACAGACTGATGATCAAGCACAAAATCACAACTAGCAAACTGCCTCCCAAATATATTCCTCCGCTTGTCAAGATTAATCCGATCAAGGACCTCACCATCCTTCAAAACCTCAAGATAATACACCCCTGGTCGAGGCTCAATGGCCCAGTCGGGAGGCAGCCAAGTAGATTGGCCCCCTCCCAGCTGAGTCACTTGCTGAGCCGGCACTGCTGATGGTGCCACATCAGCTCCTATGGGTTTCAGAGCCACATTGTTCTGGGGCTGATACTGGGATTTCTGATGTTGCGAGTGCGAATATCCAACAGAGGGATGAGCAACTGCTGTTGGAGCAGCAGGTTGGCTAGTTTTGGAATTTACAGTAACTGAAAATGGCTCCAAAGATTGAGCTTTCTTAAATCTATCAAGACCCGCTCTCCCATACATTTTCCTTCCTGTATCTTCAAAAAAAACTAACACCCGCAATTCAACAGAGTTCACAGATAACAGGACCACAATGCCTTATTCCCTCCAAATAAGTAACCAGGCCTGATATCATCTCTGCATCTGTTCTATCCACCATACTCCTCAAGTAAATGCTGCATACAAATCTTCCATCCAAAACCCTAAATTCAATATGCAAAATATCAACCAACGTAGCTTGAACCCTCAACCATAGAAGCTTAACAAAATTGCATAAACAATCCAAACatactaaaagaaaaatagccAAATCCCAGATACTTCTTTAGCAAATCGcacataagaaaatttaaaaagaaaatggaaaaaaaaaaaaaaaaaacaaaccaatgaAACCTGATTTCTCTATCAGAAATCCCAATACGCCCACCCGGGGAGAACCCAGTGAATTCCTAGTAAACTAAACTGAGCTCAAtagtcaaataaaaatattggcaTATTCAATTTTTTCCAGCGTTTtgttggcaaccaaacagagaaaTAATGGGACCATTGGCGATTATTGACGCAACCCATAAAATAACTATGAATTTAAGAATTAGATTGATGAAATTAATAGCAGAAAGTAACAGAGAGAAAAAAACGAAAAATACCTAAACCAGAAATTTAGGGGGGGGGGCGCGGGGGAAGGATAAACGTACCAGTGAAGATATGGAACATTAGGGCTTTGAGAAAGTTGAAAATGATATGGGTTTAGCTTCAAAAGAAGAAATCCTTGAGACAAAAAGAGGGTTTGAGATAGAAATCGAACTGGGTTTGGGTGAGTGCAGAGAAGAGAGAAGCCTCCAATGCATTTGGGCTCTGCTTATTCATATACgctctttttttgttttgttttttttttttttttttttttttttctctttacaaAATCATGGCAACTAATcagattttaaatcaaattcaaattcagctgataaattaattttgttaattttgatattattagaAATTGATAGAAAGGCAGATTTCTTATGATTTAGAATTGATTGAGGAAATGAGTGAAGTGTAATTTTGattaagttttaatattttaaaaattagattaattgtaattaatttttttaataagatattaTTCAAGATaccattaaaaaattatatggatATGGCGGTTTAgttccaaaaaattattaagaacaTAGAAAAATTGTTAatcctatgtttggtttttgaaaaattcaaataaaaaatatgaagaaaaaaataaaaaaaataaaattatatttaaagttaaaaaattatttatatgttgtctcgaacttatttaacttattttttatttaccatataaatattaaataatttgaaaatatatatttgtcacaaattttaatggtatttgattttcttttgtctattatataataaatcaaatatgaaaaaaaaacccttttatttaatttttcatttgttttatatttttctagaatcaaatataagaaaataaatcttttcatatttgatttatcatggaaaatatgaaaaaataaaaaataaaattgattataaatttttatattttttaattatttaccgatgaaaaataaattaaatgaatggATTGTTTACttttaagaaagaagaaaaatgatttaacttcaaacctattttttttttctttttatttttactttgtaTGGATATTTTTATTGTGTATGACTAATAACTATGAAATAAGGTTAAATTAATTAACATCTAAGAGGGAGATGAATCGAAAGATTAAAActttttcgaaaacaattcaaattaaacaataattataaataaaaaagtaaatagtAAGGAGAAAAGAAcgatacaaatttttttatagtgattCAGCAAGCCCACCGACACTCAATCTTCTTAATCTCCTTTCCAAGTGAAGGCTCCATCAACCAAGACTTCAAACCAAACCTTAAACATATACACTTTGGATTCAATGGTTCCAATGAACAATACACTTCCCTTTAAGTTCAATACCAATTTGAAACACTCAACCTTTCACCAATAAaggatttttaataatattcaacCTAGCACAATAATGGCTCAATACAAAATGAAAGCTAGGATGAACACAATGGGATGCTCTCAATTGATTTGCAAGTGAAAGTGTAAATGCACTTgaatttaagaaatttgagtGAAAGAGATGAATAGGTAAGCAAGTTGATACAAATGTTCTCTTGTTAATAAATGCATAAGAGCTCTTACTTTATAGAAAACAATCTCGAACACTTTATTTTACAAAAGTATGTCTTGACCAATTAAGCTCTAGTTTGACTAATTGAAGGGTCATTGGGCATTGAAGAGGACCTTCTTCGATTGAGCCAAAACTAGCCCAAAAActcctctctttttttggtCCAAAGCTTCCTAACCCTTAGGCGACCAATTTAAAAACCtttgtaaattaattttgaaaaaatttagcctagggttttgATGCGCGAGTTGTATTCATTCAATTGTGAATATTTAAggtcatttttataaaataaaaaaacaacgtATGTATGAATGCATGTAAAACAATTTAATCATAAGTACACTCAAAAGATTCATCTTACacaatttttgaaataatacttatttttttaaggttccATTTCTTCTCATCCTCTGAACCTCTTTTAGGTGAACTCGAGGTTCCATGTTAGTTCACTTAACCATGTTTTTGTTACTATCAAAACATAATTATGAGAACTTTTGTGCTAATaataacttatatttttaacaatgtTTGCAAACTatgcttcaaaaaaaaataaaaaataatgatttttgttggttttaaaatttttataaactttaaatttcaatataaatcaCATTTTTAAGATCATTGCCTACTTGAGCTATGATTGTAagtaagataattaaaaatacctACACATTTTCAATACTTTCACTTCttaaagaatgagaattttaaggttatgtttagttctagaaaagtaccaaaaaaaaaaaaaaaacattaaggtTGTGCTTAGTTCCCGAGgagtttgaggaaaaatttgaaagggaaaaaaa of the Vitis vinifera cultivar Pinot Noir 40024 chromosome 10, ASM3070453v1 genome contains:
- the LOC100243354 gene encoding protein phosphatase 1 regulatory inhibitor subunit PPP1R8 homolog, which produces MYGRAGLDRFKKAQSLEPFSVTVNSKTSQPAAPTAVAHPSVGYSHSQHQKSQYQPQNNVALKPIGADVAPSAVPAQQVTQLGGGQSTWLPPDWAIEPRPGVYYLEVLKDGEVLDRINLDKRRNIFGRQFASCDFVLDHQSVSRQHAAVIPHKNGSIYVIDLGSAHGTFVANERLTKETPVELEVGQSLRFAASTRSYILRKNNEALFPPPPLPSEVNLPPPPDPSDEEAVLAYNTTLNRYGLSKSDLLPKSIESSCSSGGKDDISLSERAAKRIKKARVAFRDQVGGELVEVVGVSDGVDVETEPGPVGVKEGSLVGKYESLVQITVIPKGKEQPSVREDNVSQKGVTDKLQEVLNKVKTAPKSGIYDDLYGESFSGKLGSSWAYSSSSSDGKQISNDFEGKALSASSGRSGANSSSVDDDDDDDVDDDLFGD